A segment of the Pieris brassicae chromosome 10, ilPieBrab1.1, whole genome shotgun sequence genome:
agctatgttaacaaatgaCAATACCAAATCGTCTTTAATTTTAtgcctttaaataataaaaaatctataaaacgagtatttatttacaaagtactgaaacaaacaattaaaatagttcCTTCACATATACACGATCGTCTACATGAGGTGGTTCGGTTACAATGAACGGTTTACCGTCGAACTGTAGATCAGTATAAAGTCGTTTGAAAATACACTTAAATCCACGCCTTTCTGCCGATTTGGCGGAGTACGCACTTGAGGTTTCCATACGGAGTAatcgaatattattttcttttgctGCATTCCTGAAAAGAAGGACTTAGTAGACTTGAGGTAACACATACTCTCAATATTACATAAGTAGGCCAGTCCAGTTTATTAATCCCGTTTTCGTACACCGCGGATATTTctcaaaattaactaaataactttaacGTGTTCCTAGGTGTTAGAAAAAACGGCTTTATGTGAATAGTACAACGCGGTCCGGGGTCTATTGCATTATAGTGGGGGCTAATTGTACACAGTtctgaatataaattttgattaacaATGAATCTAATAATCGATGGGCACGGAAATATGCATTTGATTATATACGCAAATGCGATGCGACCTTTTGCCGTGTCTAGACAGAACGAAGATAATATCCAAAGACTATATTACGCCTTTTAAAGCATACTAACAAAACTTCTACACAAGCATAATATGTGTTTAGTTGTGTTCAATATAATTAACCTTTACGATTCTTTTGGCACGGCCACGCTTTTGCAGTGCCTCATGTGTTTGCACATGCTCTAACAGATGACTTCCGTGCCATCCGTCATCAAAAGGCACTTTTACGCAAATTGCGAGGCAGTAGCAGTCTCCTTAGTACTATAGATGACAGTACTCTGTGGCCAATTTGTTAGGCAGTTTgtacgtatatattataatttatctagAAGTTGTATAACtgtgttatttatattgttattgaatTGACATTTGAGAAGCATTATATCCGAAGTACATTATAGATTTTACTCACTCAACTTCAATCATTAACCGATTCATGACTCCTTTGTTCCGCCATTGAGAGTCAGTAGACGCCATCTTGACTTCAATCAAGTTCACGTCATTGGGAAACTTGCTCCAAATTTCTGTTAGCATTTCACGAACTATACACAtttgaataattgttttatatcttGGAGATCGGCAATCTCTTAGAGCGTGTGTATAAATTGTCGGCtgaaatatataagttttttattgtcATTGCAA
Coding sequences within it:
- the LOC123715755 gene encoding uncharacterized protein LOC123715755, with amino-acid sequence MAFSVSPITENDVEAVLKFMKRTFYVDEPIYKAVGYCTSENDDTFDSDEYCRHILPGVSFQAKDNDGNIIGALLCDICPVANPTIYTHALRDCRSPRYKTIIQMCIVREMLTEIWSKFPNDVNLIEVKMASTDSQWRNKGVMNRLMIEVENAAKENNIRLLRMETSSAYSAKSAERRGFKCIFKRLYTDLQFDGKPFIVTEPPHVDDRVYVKELF